AGCTGAAGCTCCGATCGCAAGCAAAATAAGTGTAAATGCGCCTACATGACGATTGTGTTCCGCTAGAAATATAGCGTCATTGACTTGTTGGTGAATACTCACTGGTTATTGCCAAATAGTGGATTGTTATGAATAACGGCCTACATTCATCGAGGGTATTCGGAGCCATCAATTCCTCAATTCCCTTTCACGGCATTAACGCTAGATTTTTTATAAAACGAATTTACTTCAAATCTCGGGATGGTTTTTTCTCCCGTATGCCGCGCCGAGCACCGGAGCTTTTGAACGGACTAGCCCGTAGGGGCGATGCAGGGATGCATCGCGTTGCCGAAGGGGCAGGAAGCCCCTTTCGGCAACCCCGTTCAAAAGCTTCGGAGCGCAGGATCAAAGCGGCATCCGGGTGTCTTTTCTTTTGGATACTTTTCTTTGGACAAGCAAAGAAAAGTATCTCGGCTGTCGGGCCGAGACCCGACATTAAATTAAGCCGTCGCGATAGCGACACATAACCTTATCCGGCTGAATAAACCGGAAACCTAGCACACAACAAATGCACCTTCTCCCTAACCGCATCAATCACACTCTCGTCTTCCAGGTTATCCATCACATCGCACATCCATTCCGCCACTTGGCGAACTTCGTCTTCCTTGAAGCCGCGCGAGGTGGGGGCAGGGGTGCCGACGCGGATGCCGCTGGTGACGAAGGGTGACTGTGGGTCGTTGGGTACCGCGTTTTTGTTGACGGTGATGTGGGCCCGGCCTAATGCGGCGTCGGCGGCTTTGCCGGTGATGCCTTTAGGGATGAGCGAGACCAACATCAAATGGTTGTCGGTACCGCCGGAAACCACATCAAAACCGCGTTTGATAAAAACCTCCGCCATGGCTTGGGCGTTTTTCACGACTTGCTGCTGATACGTTTTAAATTCCGGGGTCAGGGCTTCTTTAAACGCTACGGCTTTGGCGGCGATCACGTGCATCAGCGGACCACCCTGGATGCCGGGGAAGATGTTGGAGTTGATCTTTTTTTCCAGGTCCGGATTGCTTTTGCACAAAATCAAGCCGCCGCGTGGGCCACGCAGGGATTTGTGGGTGGTGCTGGTGACCACGTCCGCAATCGGCACCGGATTGGGATATAAACCCGCTGCGACTAGGCCGGCGACATGGGCCATGTCTACAACGAAGTAAGCGCCGACTTTATCGGCGATGTCGCGAAAACGTTGCCAGTCCCAAATGCGCGAATACGCCGAGAAGCCGGCAATGATCAGTTTCGGTTTGTGTTCCAAGGCCAGCGCTTCGACCTGTTCATAATCGATTTCACCGGTGTCTTTGTTCAGGCCATACTGGATGGCGTTGTAGATTTTGCCGGAGAAATTGGGTTTGGCGCCGTGAGTCAAATGGCCG
The window above is part of the Methylomonas sp. ZR1 genome. Proteins encoded here:
- the glyA gene encoding serine hydroxymethyltransferase gives rise to the protein MFSESMTIKGFDDELFQAMEQERQRQEDHIELIASENYASPRVLEAQGTVLTNKYAEGYPEKRYYGGCEYVDVVEQLAIDRAKELFGADYANVQAHSGSQANMAVFMSLIQPGDTILGLSLADGGHLTHGAKPNFSGKIYNAIQYGLNKDTGEIDYEQVEALALEHKPKLIIAGFSAYSRIWDWQRFRDIADKVGAYFVVDMAHVAGLVAAGLYPNPVPIADVVTSTTHKSLRGPRGGLILCKSNPDLEKKINSNIFPGIQGGPLMHVIAAKAVAFKEALTPEFKTYQQQVVKNAQAMAEVFIKRGFDVVSGGTDNHLMLVSLIPKGITGKAADAALGRAHITVNKNAVPNDPQSPFVTSGIRVGTPAPTSRGFKEDEVRQVAEWMCDVMDNLEDESVIDAVREKVHLLCARFPVYSAG